In a genomic window of Syntrophorhabdaceae bacterium:
- the nrfD gene encoding NrfD/PsrC family molybdoenzyme membrane anchor subunit gives MSGSEPLRAWQAYLVNFLFWTGLSFGAILFVAVLNLTGAKWGRPLKRPAEALGAFLPCAFLLFWLLYFGRVELFPWITTPAEGKEAWLSAPFLFIRNGAGLLFLTIISLAMVRCSLRADLLWKKEHHGEGEPEDANLPDSPYWRKQQVLSTVFAIAYAFIMSFVGFDLVMSLDPHWYSTLFGAYFLVASFYTGLVALFLLTLLLAGSTGFRDFLLPRHFHDMGKMVFAFCLFTGYLFYAQFLTIWYGNLPEETRYVILRVKLTPWEPLAWVVLFMIFLVPFFILLSRKVKTMRLPMILLSIVIILGMWLERLILVAPSLWKGKAIPLGVPEILITIGFFGVMAICVTLFLRKVPLMPVSDPLFRRWLTEEKRLEP, from the coding sequence GTGTCCGGGTCCGAGCCTCTTCGCGCCTGGCAAGCCTATCTGGTCAATTTTCTTTTCTGGACAGGCCTCTCCTTCGGGGCCATCCTCTTTGTCGCGGTCCTCAACCTCACCGGAGCAAAATGGGGACGCCCGCTGAAGAGGCCGGCAGAGGCCCTTGGCGCGTTCCTCCCCTGCGCGTTCCTTCTTTTTTGGCTCCTCTATTTCGGCAGAGTGGAGCTCTTTCCGTGGATCACGACACCGGCGGAGGGCAAAGAAGCATGGTTGAGCGCCCCCTTTCTTTTCATCCGTAACGGCGCAGGTCTTCTGTTTCTTACTATCATCTCCCTCGCTATGGTGAGATGCTCCCTGAGAGCCGATCTTTTATGGAAAAAAGAACATCACGGGGAAGGGGAGCCGGAAGATGCCAACCTTCCGGACAGTCCTTATTGGAGGAAACAGCAGGTCCTTTCGACGGTCTTCGCAATCGCCTATGCCTTCATAATGAGCTTCGTAGGGTTCGATCTCGTCATGTCCCTCGATCCCCACTGGTATTCCACCCTTTTCGGGGCGTATTTTCTGGTGGCCTCCTTCTATACGGGTCTCGTGGCGCTCTTCCTCCTCACGCTCCTCCTTGCAGGCTCCACCGGCTTCCGCGATTTTCTCCTGCCCCGCCATTTTCACGATATGGGCAAAATGGTCTTCGCCTTCTGTCTCTTTACGGGATATCTCTTCTATGCCCAGTTCTTGACGATATGGTATGGCAACCTCCCTGAAGAGACCCGTTACGTGATCCTCCGGGTGAAGCTGACCCCCTGGGAACCCCTGGCGTGGGTGGTGCTTTTCATGATCTTCCTCGTACCTTTCTTCATTCTTCTCAGCAGGAAAGTGAAAACCATGCGCCTCCCCATGATATTGCTCTCCATTGTGATAATCCTCGGCATGTGGCTCGAAAGGCTCATCCTTGTCGCACCTTCGCTTTGGAAAGGGAAAGCCATCCCCCTTGGAGTCCCGGAAATTCTCATCACTATAGGCTTTTTTGGGGTTATGGCCATCTGTGTCACCCTCTTTCTAAGGAAGGTCCCCCTCATGCCGGTCTCGGATCCCCTTTTCAGACGGTGGCTTACGGAAGAGAAGAGGCTGGAGCCATGA
- a CDS encoding 2-oxoacid:ferredoxin oxidoreductase subunit beta, translating into MAKFEDFEGRTSAWCPGCGNFGILKSFKQAMVELELEPHQFTIVSGIGQSGKFPHYVRCNTFNGLHGRSLPVATGLRLANHRMPVFAFAGDGDCYGEGGNHLTHAIRRNINVKLFVHDNQIYGLTKGQPSPTSMEGTVSKIQPMGLISESFNPVAYATALDCSFVARGYAGDGDHLKELIKKAVNHQGFSLVDILQPCVTFNKVNTYDWYKERCYYLEPEYDSHNRIKAFERALEYGERIPLGVLYKSERPCYEDRVPAIEAMPLVKQVSAPPVLKELMEEFF; encoded by the coding sequence ATGGCAAAATTCGAAGATTTTGAAGGTCGTACCTCTGCATGGTGCCCGGGATGCGGTAATTTCGGCATTCTGAAGTCTTTCAAACAGGCCATGGTGGAATTGGAGCTCGAACCACACCAGTTCACCATCGTCTCCGGTATCGGTCAATCAGGCAAGTTTCCCCACTATGTAAGGTGCAATACCTTTAACGGCCTCCACGGACGTTCGCTGCCGGTTGCCACGGGCCTGAGGCTCGCCAATCACCGAATGCCCGTCTTTGCCTTCGCGGGGGACGGAGACTGTTACGGAGAAGGGGGAAACCACCTGACCCACGCGATCAGAAGGAATATAAATGTGAAGCTCTTTGTCCACGATAACCAGATCTACGGGCTCACCAAGGGGCAGCCCTCTCCCACGAGCATGGAGGGGACGGTCTCGAAAATTCAGCCCATGGGACTCATCTCCGAGTCGTTTAACCCTGTGGCCTACGCGACTGCCCTGGACTGCAGCTTTGTAGCGAGGGGATACGCGGGAGACGGGGACCATCTCAAGGAGCTGATAAAGAAAGCGGTGAACCATCAGGGTTTTTCTCTGGTGGATATCCTTCAGCCCTGCGTCACCTTCAATAAGGTCAATACCTATGACTGGTATAAAGAGCGGTGTTATTACCTCGAGCCGGAATATGATTCCCATAACCGCATAAAGGCATTTGAGCGTGCCCTTGAATACGGCGAACGCATACCCCTGGGTGTGCTCTACAAGTCGGAGCGGCCTTGCTATGAAGACAGGGTCCCGGCTATAGAAGCCATGCCACTCGTGAAGCAGGTTTCGGCCCCGCCCGTTTTGAAGGAGTTAATGGAAGAATTTTTCTAA
- a CDS encoding cbb3-type cytochrome c oxidase subunit II, whose protein sequence is MRMTLRLLLFGGLIIFASILFIAVILPWLTISEKPSDIFRPRTKAEDLGRSLYVANGCTFCHTQFIRQIDWDIGAERIARSGDYVADQPHLLGSERTGPDLSQEGGEHPDDWHVAHYTNPRFVRPESVMPSFAFLGMGNISALIAYKQALGFKDADARVERQHTWKKKAIDAYAAGPEENVRWLHSMVPEPWRRLPNPYPTTRASLSRGHRLFQSYCIGCHGPVGDGMGPAQPYLYPPPLNFTILRGKDITGGILYYQIMNGITGTAMPYFKKELESEKIWDVGDYVARMFVGQSDAHGVPRGIDASYITPPKGE, encoded by the coding sequence ATGAGGATGACCCTGAGACTCCTCTTATTCGGCGGCCTTATCATCTTCGCCTCCATTCTGTTCATTGCGGTCATTCTTCCATGGCTCACGATCAGTGAAAAACCGTCCGATATATTCCGTCCCCGGACAAAAGCCGAAGACCTCGGGAGAAGCCTCTATGTGGCAAACGGCTGCACCTTCTGCCACACCCAGTTTATAAGGCAGATCGACTGGGATATCGGCGCCGAGCGAATCGCGCGTTCGGGAGATTACGTGGCGGATCAGCCCCATCTCCTCGGAAGCGAGCGGACAGGACCCGACCTCTCCCAGGAAGGAGGAGAACACCCGGACGATTGGCATGTCGCCCATTATACGAACCCTCGGTTCGTGCGGCCTGAATCGGTCATGCCTTCCTTCGCATTCCTGGGAATGGGAAATATCTCGGCCCTTATCGCTTACAAACAGGCTTTGGGTTTCAAAGACGCAGACGCCCGGGTGGAGCGACAACACACCTGGAAGAAAAAGGCAATCGACGCGTACGCGGCAGGCCCGGAAGAGAACGTGCGATGGCTCCACTCGATGGTGCCCGAACCATGGCGAAGGCTCCCCAACCCTTACCCCACGACCCGGGCGAGCCTCAGCCGCGGACATCGCCTCTTTCAAAGCTACTGCATAGGGTGCCACGGACCCGTGGGGGACGGCATGGGCCCGGCCCAACCTTACCTCTATCCGCCGCCCCTCAATTTCACCATCTTGAGGGGCAAGGATATCACGGGCGGCATACTTTATTATCAGATAATGAACGGCATTACAGGAACGGCGATGCCCTATTTTAAGAAAGAGCTTGAATCCGAAAAAATATGGGACGTGGGCGATTACGTGGCGCGCATGTTTGTGGGGCAAAGCGATGCCCACGGAGTGCCCAGAGGCATCGACGCATCCTATATCACGCCTCCGAAGGGAGAATGA
- a CDS encoding cytochrome c3 family protein — protein sequence MIGEERQNEDGRAKGKKWKARASLWLGLAGLLVAAMFFFYFYPALDIGPAQPISFSHRVHAGVKKINCRFCHPNVERSANAGLPTMEKCFYCHTYVIPGHSEIKREEQYLRTNSPVPWKRIFYIPDFVFFTHVPHLKWAKLDCVNCHGDVQTFDRLRKVDFQMSFCIECHRRKGAQLDCWLACHR from the coding sequence ATGATCGGGGAAGAAAGGCAGAATGAAGATGGACGGGCGAAGGGAAAAAAATGGAAGGCACGGGCCTCGTTATGGCTTGGCCTCGCGGGTCTCCTGGTAGCGGCCATGTTCTTCTTCTATTTTTATCCCGCCCTCGACATCGGCCCGGCGCAGCCCATCTCCTTCAGCCACAGGGTTCACGCGGGGGTGAAAAAGATAAACTGCCGCTTCTGCCATCCCAACGTGGAGCGGTCGGCCAACGCGGGGCTCCCGACAATGGAAAAATGTTTTTACTGCCATACCTACGTAATACCGGGACATAGCGAGATCAAGCGGGAGGAGCAATACCTCCGCACCAATTCGCCCGTCCCGTGGAAGCGCATATTCTATATCCCGGATTTCGTATTTTTTACCCACGTGCCTCATCTGAAATGGGCAAAGCTCGACTGCGTAAACTGTCACGGCGATGTGCAAACCTTCGACCGTCTTCGAAAGGTCGATTTTCAGATGAGCTTCTGTATCGAGTGCCACAGGAGAAAAGGCGCACAGCTCGATTGCTGGCTCGCGTGCCATAGGTAA
- the nrfD gene encoding NrfD/PsrC family molybdoenzyme membrane anchor subunit translates to MEELRFSDVDREVLRTLSPPGRLWLIAVAFLFLGVVYGYLIVWPYQILTGMGSAGYRPPVMWGAYLVNFVFWVGIAHSGTLISAILFLFRAEWRTSISRSAEAMTIFAVFIASLFPIIHLGRPWVFYWIIPYPNQRTLWPDFQSPLIFDFLAVSTYMTASFLFWYTGLVPDLATVRENAGGIRKKIYGLLSLGWSGSHGQWRHYGMSYLLLAGLCTPLVISVHSVVSWDFALAIIPGYHSTIFPPYFVAGAIHSGLAMVLTLLVPLRKILHFENIITVETLEKIAKTSILMALIVAYAYVVEPFIAWYGGNIFERQTFLFRATGYYSPLFWIMCFCNAVAPLFFFLRRIRRNPVWLFIIAILINIGMWLERFVIIVGSMARDYIPYSWGNYWPNWVDWSITFGSFCLFFFLFLLFVKFLPSISMFDVKAEVKPPNRPEESSHAA, encoded by the coding sequence ATGGAAGAACTGAGGTTTAGTGACGTAGACCGTGAAGTGCTGAGGACCCTCTCGCCTCCGGGGCGGCTCTGGCTTATTGCGGTGGCCTTCCTTTTTCTCGGCGTCGTCTACGGCTATCTGATTGTCTGGCCCTATCAGATATTGACGGGAATGGGCTCCGCCGGTTACAGGCCCCCTGTAATGTGGGGTGCATATCTCGTCAATTTCGTCTTTTGGGTCGGGATTGCCCATTCCGGCACCCTCATATCGGCCATACTTTTTCTCTTCCGCGCCGAATGGAGGACAAGCATCTCCCGGAGCGCCGAGGCAATGACGATCTTCGCCGTCTTCATCGCCTCCCTCTTCCCCATTATCCATCTCGGAAGACCGTGGGTTTTTTACTGGATCATCCCCTATCCCAACCAGCGGACCCTCTGGCCCGATTTTCAATCTCCCCTCATCTTTGATTTTCTGGCGGTATCCACTTATATGACGGCCAGCTTTCTCTTCTGGTATACGGGCCTCGTACCCGATTTGGCAACCGTAAGAGAAAATGCGGGGGGAATACGAAAAAAGATATACGGCCTTCTTTCCCTGGGCTGGTCCGGGTCACACGGGCAGTGGCGTCACTACGGCATGTCCTATCTCCTCCTCGCCGGTTTGTGCACCCCCCTGGTAATCTCAGTCCACAGCGTGGTCTCGTGGGATTTTGCCCTCGCCATCATACCGGGCTACCACAGCACCATCTTCCCCCCTTATTTCGTCGCGGGGGCAATTCATTCCGGCCTTGCCATGGTACTCACCCTTCTCGTGCCGTTGAGGAAAATTTTGCACTTTGAAAATATCATTACCGTGGAAACATTGGAGAAGATCGCGAAAACTTCCATTCTGATGGCCCTCATCGTAGCCTACGCATATGTGGTCGAGCCCTTCATCGCCTGGTATGGGGGCAATATTTTCGAGAGGCAGACATTCCTCTTCAGGGCCACAGGGTACTACTCGCCCCTCTTTTGGATCATGTGCTTCTGCAATGCAGTGGCGCCCCTGTTCTTTTTCCTAAGAAGAATACGGAGGAACCCCGTGTGGCTCTTTATTATCGCAATTCTCATCAATATCGGCATGTGGCTCGAGCGGTTCGTCATCATCGTGGGCTCTATGGCACGGGATTATATCCCCTACTCCTGGGGAAACTATTGGCCCAATTGGGTAGATTGGTCCATCACCTTCGGCTCTTTCTGTCTCTTTTTCTTTCTTTTTCTGCTCTTTGTCAAATTTCTGCCTTCGATTTCCATGTTCGATGTCAAAGCAGAGGTGAAACCGCCGAATCGTCCCGAGGAGAGCTCTCATGCCGCATAG
- a CDS encoding sulfite exporter TauE/SafE family protein, producing MNMDFIWAFITGLTGSLHCLGMCGPLMIAYSLQLRGIDQGSGVASVMPGITHHLTYHLGRIVTYGILGALGAGFLGLGIAGGSLATARNMAAFVAGLVMIICGVILLKVFRLPFTFPASPMPRGSVVSRFMGAHLTSAHRRPGWVLGLAAGLLPCMLSWAMVVKAASTQNPIQGFLIMVCFGAGTIPALLLVGFSASFFSLRMRLLGERAAALSIIAMGLVLTWKGMAPFV from the coding sequence ATGAACATGGATTTCATTTGGGCGTTTATTACCGGCCTGACGGGAAGCCTCCACTGTCTCGGTATGTGCGGCCCCTTGATGATCGCCTATTCATTACAATTGCGCGGGATAGACCAGGGTTCGGGCGTTGCATCAGTGATGCCTGGGATCACCCATCACCTCACCTATCACCTCGGCCGCATCGTCACTTACGGGATTCTCGGGGCTCTCGGAGCCGGTTTTTTGGGTCTCGGCATAGCGGGCGGATCGCTTGCGACTGCCCGCAATATGGCGGCATTCGTTGCGGGTCTGGTCATGATAATTTGTGGAGTCATACTTCTCAAAGTCTTTCGCCTGCCTTTCACTTTCCCCGCCTCTCCCATGCCCCGGGGTTCCGTCGTCTCCCGTTTTATGGGCGCTCACCTCACGTCCGCCCATCGCCGGCCCGGGTGGGTGCTCGGACTTGCGGCGGGATTGTTGCCATGCATGCTTTCGTGGGCCATGGTCGTGAAGGCCGCCAGCACCCAAAACCCTATCCAGGGGTTCCTGATTATGGTCTGCTTTGGAGCAGGAACAATTCCCGCGCTCCTCCTCGTCGGATTTTCCGCATCTTTCTTTTCTCTGCGTATGCGTCTTTTGGGGGAGCGGGCGGCCGCTCTTTCAATTATCGCCATGGGGCTCGTGCTCACATGGAAAGGAATGGCCCCTTTTGTCTGA
- a CDS encoding cbb3-type cytochrome c oxidase subunit I: MVRTVEEGHRPVAGFFLSSLAWFFVAALGGLILAFAMVAPDLPLYRNVPWLMFGRVRPMHTNMMIFGFVGSALLGAMYYIVPRLVRAPLFSPEAGRIAVWAWNITVASGTVLLGFGYSQSREYAEWVWPVDILLLFVLAITFYNLLRTVVSGREKLLYVSVWYAFGALVFTFFIYFFGNAVWNPSTGAITGMADGILAWFYGHGIVGLFLTPLAIGISYYVMPIVCRGPLFSHTLSLVGFWTILMFYPHIGTHHLLQTPAPTWLKVVAITGSMGMLIPVATVLVNIWLSIKGRLGYIHDDLGGKFVFAGLVWYLVVCLQGPFQSLPSVQRITHLTNWVVAHSHIAVLGFSGFIALGAVYFLLPRITGRPLYSRKLVDIQYWLLLTGLTGFFIVLTMAGLIQGSGWRWGRVVYNILPELHVYWIYRLGFGVMIAAGAAIGLYNVAMSLRQAREEEQGL; this comes from the coding sequence ATGGTAAGAACGGTTGAAGAAGGGCATCGCCCGGTGGCGGGATTTTTTCTCTCCTCCCTCGCCTGGTTTTTTGTCGCTGCCCTGGGCGGCCTTATACTCGCTTTTGCCATGGTAGCCCCTGATCTGCCGCTCTACCGGAATGTGCCGTGGCTCATGTTCGGACGAGTCCGGCCCATGCACACAAATATGATGATCTTCGGTTTTGTCGGGTCCGCGCTTCTCGGCGCCATGTACTATATAGTCCCCCGCCTGGTGAGGGCGCCCCTCTTCAGTCCCGAAGCGGGCCGAATCGCGGTGTGGGCGTGGAATATCACCGTCGCTTCGGGCACCGTTCTTCTCGGATTCGGGTACAGTCAAAGCCGCGAATATGCCGAATGGGTTTGGCCCGTAGACATCCTTCTTCTCTTCGTCCTGGCGATCACCTTTTACAACCTGTTGAGAACAGTGGTATCGGGACGGGAAAAACTGCTCTATGTATCTGTCTGGTACGCCTTCGGCGCCCTTGTCTTTACTTTTTTTATTTACTTCTTCGGGAATGCCGTCTGGAACCCTTCCACGGGGGCCATCACCGGCATGGCCGACGGAATCCTCGCGTGGTTTTACGGGCACGGCATAGTGGGACTCTTTCTCACCCCCCTGGCAATAGGCATTTCCTACTATGTAATGCCCATAGTCTGCCGGGGACCGCTATTCAGCCATACCCTCTCACTCGTGGGTTTCTGGACCATACTCATGTTTTACCCCCATATCGGGACCCATCACCTGCTGCAGACCCCGGCCCCTACATGGCTCAAGGTGGTCGCAATCACGGGAAGCATGGGCATGCTCATTCCCGTAGCCACGGTCCTCGTCAATATCTGGCTCAGCATCAAGGGCCGGCTGGGCTATATCCATGACGATCTGGGAGGCAAGTTCGTCTTTGCAGGTCTTGTCTGGTATCTCGTTGTCTGCCTCCAGGGCCCTTTTCAATCCCTCCCTTCGGTCCAGCGGATCACCCACCTCACTAATTGGGTGGTCGCCCATTCCCATATCGCCGTCCTTGGCTTTTCGGGGTTCATAGCCCTGGGGGCCGTCTATTTCCTCCTCCCCAGAATCACAGGGCGACCGCTTTACAGCCGCAAACTGGTAGATATTCAGTACTGGCTTCTTTTGACCGGGCTCACGGGGTTTTTCATCGTTCTCACCATGGCGGGCCTGATCCAGGGAAGCGGGTGGCGCTGGGGGAGAGTGGTATACAATATTCTCCCCGAATTGCACGTCTACTGGATCTATAGATTGGGCTTCGGCGTCATGATCGCCGCGGGAGCAGCCATCGGTCTTTATAATGTCGCAATGAGCCTTCGGCAGGCAAGAGAGGAGGAGCAAGGGCTATGA
- a CDS encoding heavy metal translocating P-type ATPase, with product MSDPTSAVSVDYGGMPSPAETCYLCGLPPGPLSSMHIIDDSRRCFCCPGCFQVFLILAASQGEGATDFRDTVLFRACVKAGIIPGGNSSPAAGVALPPDQEAPALELTFRAEGMWCPSCSWLIEEVLKKTAGVMEPGASFFTDTVRLRYLPHIISPEEVKSRIRDLGYRVPPVDAGGKGDEIKQDLLIRLGISAILTMNVMMLSAALYSGFIRDLTPAVKAFFSYPALLMSVPVIFYGGMPTLKRAWSALRFAAFSMDSLIALGALSAFGYSLVQLFRGSLHLYFDTACMLVTVLLLGRYMELHARERVFVPIASNLEELIPTKVRLTDGLRETWTATGAVRTGDRFLVKGGERLALDGRVRLGYAFLDQSVITGEPAPVRVAQGDEVFAGALVTDGELEITTSGTTEESSLARISRLMRNALEGKDKSERRADSIGRLFVPGIICLALSTGILLAFLGFSLDEIILRCLTVLVISCPCAIGIAAPLAKVAVIGLGRRKGVLIKNPEALERTLSLDTMVFDKTGTLTEGRLTLLHVVSITEGEEEIFAMIAPLEAKSAHFLGREILLRSEKLGLSFNGAVGADEKPGLGVTGSVGGRKAFAGNRELASLCEAPPSGHLEKRAQEWEKASMTVVFFGWDGKTEGFFVFGDALRKEAREVIDSFAQKGIRSILLSGDSDETVGAVARNLGITDYSGRKTPSEKAEIIEELRHRGHKVGMAGDGLNDAVALAAADVGFSVGARSDILKNASDLIIPGSDLRAIVRSFGLGSRYRRTVRLNLIFAFIYNVTVIPIAAAGFLNPMVAVGAMFLSSLTVTGNALRVSRKG from the coding sequence TTGTCTGATCCTACCTCGGCAGTCTCTGTTGATTATGGCGGTATGCCTTCCCCTGCGGAAACATGTTACCTGTGCGGCCTGCCTCCGGGCCCCCTGTCATCCATGCACATTATCGATGACTCCCGCCGCTGTTTCTGCTGCCCCGGATGCTTTCAGGTCTTTCTCATCCTCGCGGCATCTCAGGGAGAAGGTGCCACTGATTTCCGAGATACCGTCCTCTTTCGCGCCTGTGTAAAGGCAGGCATCATTCCGGGAGGAAATTCTTCTCCGGCTGCCGGAGTTGCTTTACCACCGGATCAGGAGGCACCGGCCCTCGAACTTACCTTCCGCGCCGAGGGGATGTGGTGCCCCTCCTGCAGCTGGCTGATTGAAGAGGTGCTTAAAAAAACGGCGGGGGTCATGGAGCCGGGGGCATCCTTTTTTACCGATACGGTTCGCCTCAGATATCTGCCCCATATCATATCCCCGGAGGAGGTCAAGTCCCGGATAAGAGACCTCGGCTACCGGGTACCTCCCGTCGATGCAGGGGGGAAAGGCGATGAGATCAAGCAGGACCTTCTTATCCGTCTTGGCATATCGGCGATACTCACCATGAATGTGATGATGCTCTCCGCAGCCCTCTACTCCGGTTTTATAAGAGACCTTACGCCGGCCGTAAAGGCCTTTTTTTCCTATCCCGCTCTCCTAATGTCCGTCCCGGTAATCTTCTACGGCGGCATGCCCACTCTCAAAAGGGCGTGGTCGGCTCTTCGGTTCGCAGCTTTTTCTATGGATAGCCTGATCGCCCTCGGCGCCCTCTCCGCCTTCGGTTATAGCCTTGTTCAGCTATTCCGGGGCAGCTTGCACCTCTATTTCGATACGGCTTGCATGCTCGTGACCGTGCTTCTCCTGGGGAGATATATGGAGCTCCATGCCCGGGAACGGGTCTTTGTGCCAATCGCATCAAATCTCGAAGAGCTCATTCCCACGAAGGTAAGGCTGACGGACGGGTTGCGTGAAACGTGGACGGCCACGGGGGCAGTACGCACCGGAGACCGTTTCCTGGTGAAAGGGGGGGAGCGCCTCGCCCTTGACGGACGAGTCCGCCTCGGCTATGCTTTCCTCGATCAGTCCGTAATCACGGGTGAGCCTGCCCCCGTCCGGGTCGCACAGGGTGACGAGGTATTTGCAGGAGCTCTGGTAACGGACGGAGAGCTGGAAATAACTACATCGGGGACTACAGAGGAAAGCTCCCTCGCTCGAATATCCCGGCTCATGCGTAATGCCCTCGAGGGAAAAGACAAATCGGAGCGCCGCGCCGATTCCATAGGCCGCCTTTTCGTCCCGGGAATAATATGTCTGGCACTGTCGACAGGGATTCTTCTCGCTTTTCTCGGCTTTTCCCTTGACGAGATCATCCTCCGGTGCCTCACCGTTCTGGTGATCTCCTGTCCGTGCGCTATCGGCATTGCAGCGCCCCTTGCAAAGGTGGCGGTCATAGGTCTCGGACGGCGCAAAGGGGTACTTATAAAAAATCCCGAAGCCCTTGAGCGCACCCTCTCCCTCGATACGATGGTCTTTGATAAAACGGGCACCCTGACAGAAGGCCGTTTAACCCTTCTTCATGTGGTCTCCATCACGGAGGGCGAGGAGGAAATATTCGCCATGATCGCTCCCCTGGAGGCAAAATCGGCCCATTTCCTGGGGCGGGAGATACTCCTACGCTCGGAGAAGCTCGGTCTTTCTTTCAATGGGGCCGTCGGAGCGGATGAGAAACCCGGCCTCGGGGTGACAGGATCGGTCGGCGGCCGGAAGGCTTTCGCGGGAAACAGGGAACTGGCCTCCCTTTGCGAAGCCCCTCCCTCCGGACACCTGGAAAAGAGGGCGCAGGAATGGGAAAAAGCCTCCATGACCGTTGTCTTCTTCGGGTGGGATGGCAAGACGGAGGGGTTCTTCGTATTCGGTGACGCCCTAAGAAAGGAAGCGAGGGAAGTCATCGACTCGTTCGCTCAAAAAGGCATAAGATCGATCCTTCTTTCCGGCGACAGCGACGAGACCGTGGGAGCAGTCGCCCGAAACCTCGGTATCACGGATTACAGCGGCAGAAAGACGCCGTCCGAAAAAGCTGAAATCATCGAGGAGCTCAGACATAGGGGCCATAAGGTGGGTATGGCCGGAGACGGGCTCAATGACGCGGTCGCCCTTGCCGCCGCGGACGTCGGTTTCTCCGTCGGTGCAAGGAGCGATATCCTCAAGAACGCGTCAGACCTGATCATTCCCGGTTCCGATCTTAGGGCAATAGTTAGATCCTTCGGCCTCGGCTCACGATACAGGCGCACTGTCAGGTTGAATCTCATTTTTGCCTTTATCTATAACGTGACCGTCATACCGATCGCCGCGGCCGGGTTTTTGAACCCTATGGTCGCAGTGGGGGCAATGTTTCTGAGCAGTCTCACCGTCACGGGAAATGCACTAAGGGTATCAAGAAAGGGATGA
- a CDS encoding quinol:electron acceptor oxidoreductase subunit ActD, with product MPHREGLLVLFVYLNDFIAALKGLKGEKYRIEKVYTPIRLPEVEEIMAAGPSPARLVTLLGGILGGLATLGLAVYSHLSFNLITGGKPVLPWIPWVIVFFEGTVLGAVFAAVASWILMARLPRLRPDPGYDPRFSGDRFGILVSFESGEEGKIKVLLSEAGAEEVRHLTW from the coding sequence ATGCCGCATAGAGAAGGACTTCTCGTCCTCTTCGTCTATTTGAATGACTTCATTGCGGCCCTTAAAGGACTCAAGGGGGAAAAGTACCGGATAGAAAAGGTATATACCCCTATCAGGCTCCCGGAGGTGGAGGAGATCATGGCAGCAGGTCCGAGCCCGGCAAGGCTCGTCACCCTCCTCGGCGGCATTCTGGGAGGCCTGGCCACCCTCGGGCTCGCAGTCTACTCGCACCTTTCCTTTAATCTCATTACTGGTGGAAAGCCGGTCCTTCCGTGGATACCGTGGGTTATAGTCTTTTTCGAGGGAACGGTCCTCGGAGCGGTCTTCGCCGCCGTAGCCTCATGGATCCTCATGGCCCGCCTGCCCCGCCTTCGTCCGGACCCGGGGTATGATCCGCGATTCTCGGGAGATCGGTTCGGAATCCTGGTGAGCTTCGAATCCGGGGAAGAAGGTAAAATCAAGGTACTTCTCTCCGAAGCGGGAGCCGAGGAGGTGCGCCATCTTACCTGGTAG
- a CDS encoding helix-turn-helix domain-containing protein: MQSIELAKHLSENELKRRMKAAKDHEHFQCWHCVYLASKGLPAKIVAEYVGTTTGAVHQWVRQYNHYGPDGFEKPPLSVPRPGFEHLP, translated from the coding sequence ATGCAGTCGATCGAATTGGCGAAGCATTTGAGCGAAAACGAACTGAAGCGGCGTATGAAGGCAGCGAAGGATCACGAGCACTTTCAGTGCTGGCACTGCGTCTATCTCGCGAGCAAAGGGCTTCCGGCAAAAATCGTGGCCGAATATGTAGGCACCACAACCGGGGCCGTCCATCAGTGGGTACGGCAGTACAATCACTACGGTCCCGATGGATTCGAAAAGCCTCCTCTTTCAGTGCCGCGACCGGGATTCGAGCACCTGCCGTAA
- a CDS encoding c-type cytochrome: MRRRESILSLKAACLLVALLTLGSCDYGRMRDQDSVRTYERKIPAMDARTMPRGDSFFVLSRSDPKELKSPLTPSPEAVERGRVTYAYFCAQCHGPKLDGRGTVGQSFTPLPTDLSSKEIDSRGDGELYARIRLGFRRHPALFSTVPAEDAWAVVIYIRSLHKGGS, from the coding sequence ATGAGAAGAAGGGAGTCTATTTTGAGCTTGAAAGCGGCCTGCCTCCTGGTTGCCCTCCTTACCCTCGGCTCCTGTGACTACGGCAGGATGAGGGATCAGGATTCGGTGAGGACCTATGAGCGCAAGATACCGGCCATGGATGCACGGACCATGCCTCGCGGGGATAGCTTTTTCGTCCTCTCCCGTTCCGATCCGAAGGAGCTGAAAAGTCCGTTGACCCCATCTCCGGAAGCGGTCGAGCGAGGACGGGTCACCTATGCCTATTTTTGTGCCCAGTGCCATGGGCCCAAACTGGACGGCAGGGGTACTGTGGGCCAGAGCTTTACCCCCCTGCCTACGGATCTTTCTTCCAAAGAAATCGATTCCCGCGGAGACGGCGAGCTCTACGCCCGCATTCGGCTCGGGTTCAGGCGGCACCCCGCCCTTTTTTCCACTGTTCCGGCTGAGGATGCGTGGGCGGTGGTCATCTATATAAGATCTCTCCATAAGGGCGGCTCATGA